The Desulfovibrio inopinatus DSM 10711 genome segment AATACGAATGCCGTTGATGTGCGGGTGGACAAAGTCTACCTCAATAACCTGTTTGCGCTCTTTAATTTTGAAGGGTGGCAAGTTTTTCGTGATGAATATTATGATGGTCAGATCAACCGGGCTCTTGGTCGGGAAGTCACACGCTTTAAGGCAAACGTCCCGTATAAACAAAATACCACGGTGAATTCTACCCTCTCTCTTCCGGATCTGGCTGCGAAGTCTGGTCCTGGACTGTACAGAGTTGCCGCCACGGTTCCTGGCCAATATCAGGGCGCACAGCGTTGGGTGCTGTTGACTGATATCGGTCTGGCAGCCAAACTCGGTACGGATGACGTGCTCGTGTACGCCGGTTCGTTTGCGGATAATGCTCCTATTCCTCATGTCGAAATTCGTATTGTCAACGAGCATAATCAAGTTGTGGCTGAGGGGAGAACCAATACAAATGGGTTGTTTTATAAAAAAGGATTAGCCAAAGCATTTGATGCTGCAAAACCATATATGGTTTGGGCTCGCAAGGGACACGATACGTCTTTTCTGCTGTTCGACCAATTCGGCATTGACACCGCCGGCCTTGATGTGGGCGGTAAAACCCTTTCGCCAGAAGGATACAGCGCGTTTGTTTATGGAGAGCGTAATATCTATCGCCCTGGTGAGCGGGTTGAAGGCATGATCCTGGTTCGCGATGCGCAGCTTGCCACGCCACCGACAATGCCTTTGGTGTTGCGTTTGAACGATCCGCGAGGAAACCGGATAGATGAAACAACTGTTCGTCTTGAAAGGCAGGGCGCTGCCGGATTCCGGTTTGAAATGCCCGATTATGCGCAAACCGGCCGGTATGCCATGGATGTTATCGTGGCAAATACGGTCATTGGCGAATATCGATTTCAAGTCGAAGATTTTGTGCCGGATCGGATTTCTGTCGACATCACATCGAAAATCGTTGCCGCAGCGCCGGGAAAACCTCTGCAATATGATGTCTTCAGTAAATATCTGTTCGGTGCTCCCGCTTCAGGGATGAGCGTCGATACCACGGTTGGCCTTATTCCCTCTGATTTCAAGCCCAAAGGCTTTGATGACTATACGTTCGGTGATCCGGATCGCCGTTTCGAAGCAAAAGAAATATCCAAGCAAGATGGTAGACTGAACGAAGCCGGTGAAGCGTCGTTTTCTGTCGATATTCCGGAGAATTTATCTCCTCCGGCAGGATTAACCGCTGTTGTTGTCGCTCGAGTACGTGAACGTGGAGGACGCGGCGTCAGTGCTGTGAGGCATATTCCGGTTCATGCGTATGCGGCCTATCCTGGTTTACGTGCCGATAATGAAGGCGCAGCCGATCCGGGCAAACCGTTTCATTTTTCGTATGTTCTCATCACTCCGGAAGGTGAGCCCGCAACAACAGGGGCACTGACGGCACGGTTGATTAAAGACCGTTGGCAAACGGTATTACGCCGGAATGATGATGGTGTATTTGCCTACGAAACCGTTCGTGATTCACGCATAATCGATTCGAAGACCATTAAAGCTCCTGCTGGACAAGGCGCTTTCCGGTTCGTACCTCCGGATTTTGGTTCATATCGGGTCACACTTGCCGATCCGGCGAGCGGCGCTTCTGCATCGTTGTCGTTTTACGCTGGTGGATCGGGCTATGCCCCGTGGGCTGTCAAAAATCCTTCGCGGCTTGAGCTTGTTACCGATAAAAAAGACTATGCCGTCGGTGATTCCGCTCGAATTCAAGTCCGTGCACCATTTGCCGGTACGTTGCTGCTTACATTGGAAAATGATCATGTTGTTGATGCCGGCGTGTTCACTGTGACCGGGAACACCGCTGACATTACGTTAAACCTGCCCAAAGCCTGTGCCCCCAATTGCTATGTGACGGGGCTGTTGACACGAACAGGAGATTCTTTTGGTCCGGGTGAGGTCTCGCGTGCTTTTGGCGCGACAAGTGTCGGGGTGGGGCGTAAGGCCGGTCAGATTGATTTGGCCGTGAATGCTCCTGCTTCCATGCGTCCGGAAAATCCGTTGGCAATTGAAGTTACCGCAACGCCGGGTGCACTTGTTACGATCGCTGCTGTGGATGAGGGAATTTTACAGCTTATTTCTCAGAAAACCCCTGATCCCTTTGAATCATTTTATGCCAAGCGTGCTTTGGCGGTGAACTCTTTCGATATCTTCTCATTATTGTTGCCCGATATTCCCTCCGTCGATGGTTTGGCTCCTGCTGGCGGAGGCGGTTTTCTGGATAAACTCAAGCAGATGGTTCGCACCAATGCCCTTCAGGGAGAAGCCCCAGTTGCGTTTTGGTCGGGGCCACTCTTCGCTGATGCAACAGGGATTGTTCGAACGACGTTCACCATTCCGCGTTTTCAAGGGGCATTGCGTATCATGGCAGTTGCCTCAGATGGCGAACGTTTTGGTTCAACGGACAATACTGTCCTCGTCAAAAGTCCATTAGTGCTTATGCCGACGTTTCCGCGTTTTCTCGCTATGGGTGACATTGCCGATGTTCCCATTACAGTGCGTAACGATACGGACGCCGACGGTGAGTTTCTTGTTCAGCTCGCCGCGAAAGGGCCGGTTCACCTGACACAGTCTGAAATGCGTATCTCCATTCCTCATGGAAAGGAAAAAACAGTCTTTTTCAAAGTGCAAGCCGATCAAGCTGAGGGACAAGCCGATTTTACGGTGACGGCGAATGGGAATGATGAAATGGCGAAGTATACGGCAGGCTTTCCTGTGCGCTCGGCCTATCCCCTTGTGACGCTCGTTGATGAAGGTGTTCTCAACGAGTCTCAAAAGACCATTCCCGCGGCAGACCCGGCGAATATGGTGCCAGCGACATTGCGGCGTTCCATTCGGGTCGGCGGATCGCCTATTGTTCGCTTCAGCGATAAGCTTCAAGATCTGTTGTTATACCCTTATGGTTGTTTGGAACAAACCGTGTCTCGCGCCTTTCCTTTGTTGTATATTGCGGATCTAGCGGCGACGTTGAATCCGGGCTCATTCGATAAAGGCAATGTTCCGGCTTTTGTTCAAGACGGAATTACGCGTGTGTTGTCCATGCAGTTGTCGTCCGGCCTGTTCGCCATGTGGCCGGGGTCGTCCTATGTCGATACGTTTTCCAGTGTCTATGCGGCGGATTTTCTTGTCCAAGCCGATCGCGCTGGATATGGCGTCAGCCGGTATAATCTCGACAAGGCAATACAAGCGCTTCAAAATACCGTGCATGACGAATCTCTTACGAAGCGGTCGATAAAAACCGTCGTGTACGGTCTATACGTCTTGGCATTGGCAGGCCGGGCTGATTTCGGTGTAATGGATCATTTGTTTGAAAAAAGCGCTGCCACCATGTCGGAAGCTGATCGGGCATTGCTGGCTGCGGCCTATGCGGCTGTGGGGAACAAGCAGGCCATGTCCCGGCTGCTCAAGATGACGTCTCCGCTTCATAAAGAGGGAGCTCCTGCGGCATCAGGATATGAGGAGAGAGACGCCTTTTCGTCGGCATTGCGAAATCAGGCGCTCCGTATCAATGCGCTTCTTTCGGCGGACCCGTCGTTTCCGGCCCTGCCAAACCTGGTGCAGAAGCTGAGCCAGGCTTTAGCCAATAAAAAGCTGACATCAACCCAAGAAAACGCCTTTGCGCTGTTGGCCCTTGGACGATATGCCGAAATGGAACGCAAGCAAGGATCGTCTTCAGGAACTGTGTATGTGGGGGATACCGAACTGGGGCGTTTCACGTCCAAACAGGCCTATTCCGCAGAAGGGGTAACAGGGGAAGGACCTGTTCGTATTGTACTCGAAAAAACGGTCAAACAGGGTTCAGTCTTCTACAATGTTGTCTCTCGGTTTGTGCCAACGGCGCAGTCCTATACTCCCAAGGCGAACGGCTTGTCGGTTATGCGGAGTATCATGCATCGTAACGGCACTCCGGTGGAACCGGGGGAAGCCATGCCACAGGGCGGATTGCTGATTGTCAAAACGTCGGTATCTCCTGGAGACGATCCCATCGATAACGTTGTTGTTCAGACGTTGTTGCCGGCCGGGCTGGAAGTGGAGAATCCGCGTCTCGCCACAAGTGAACAGCAGGTATCGTTTGCGAAAGAAGCTCTGTTCAAGGCTCAATACACTGATATTCGCAATGACCAGTTTCTCTTCTTCATCAACTTGAATGAAAAAGGTTGGGTTCACCAATATAGTCTGCTTCGTGCGGTCACTCCGGGAAAGTTTGCTTTTCCACCGGTGATGGCGCAGGCTATGTATGACCCGCAGCGTCAGGCGTATGGTGATGTTTCCACTCTTGATGTCACTATGACGCCGTAACCCGAGACAAGGCCGGAATGATGTCGTTTGCGCGTTATATTATCGTCTCCTATCGCATTACGTGGCACGATGGCGTATACAGTGCGGTTGTGGCCGATTTCAGGCAGCGCCGAATTCTGGCTCAAGCGAAAAGCAGTGTCGACCTGGGCGAGATTTTGACTGAACTCGATGATCTCGCCCAGGATATGGCAACGGCACATGGCCTCCCGGTCAAAGTTGAAAATTATTTTTTTGATCCTATGGAGAAGGGAATCTATCTGGAGAAGCGAACATTTGAACCTGTCCAGAGCATGGAGTTCGAAGCAGAGCCTGTTGCCTCCAGGACGGGGCGTGTGACTCGCTCTATGGTACAGAGCGATCTGTTTATCGCGGTTTCAAAAATCGTGCTCTATTGGATGATTGTTGCAGCGTTCACCGCTTTGCTGATTTATTTCTATGCACTGCCTTTTCTCCAGGCATTTCTCATTGCTCTTGCTATCGCGCTTATTCCGTTTTGGGGAAGCATTACAGCGACGTTTCAACATGCTCGCAACGATATGGAGGCACAATGGGGGGGAGATGTCGAAGAGGCAGAAGTACGGCCACGCCCTGTTCTTCCTCCTGGGAAGGAACAGGAAGAAAGTACGGAGAAAACGCAGGAATACAAAGCGAGTTAAAGGAAGGTTTCAGGGGATATCGTGAAGAGCAAAGAGCGGATGTTGTCTCGCTCTGTATGATGGATCATATTGACGATGACACAGAATGCATACTCTCATAGAGAGTTGATGAAGTCAGCGAATACACCGTGATGTACCTCCTGTACGAACGTTCAGTTTCTTCCATACAGGACGATGTTGTGGGAGAACTCGACAGGTGTTATTTCGACCAGGGATCGTCAAGACGAATGGGTTTACCTTGACTTGCCTTGCTCGCAGTGTCCTGCGCTTTCTGCTTCTCAGCTTTGAGCCGTTTTTGCTCGGCCAGTATGATTTGGCCGAGTACGCGCTCTTGGTCATCGTCTTTTTTCAGAAACACTCCGGCAACAAGATTTTGAGCACGCCGAACGACGCGTACTTTCAGGTCGGAAAGCACGGTTGTTTCTTCTTGCGCGAGATCGCATTTGAAAACGATGCCGACTTTGAGAGCGGCTGCATTGGTGGATATTGCCACTCCAGAAACACTTATGTCTTTTATTTTGATGGGGTAGGCTTTGTTTTTACCATGAATGACCAACATAAGGCCGGCAGGGCTGACCCGGTAGCCGGAGCGACGTTCCTTTGTCTTCGTAGATACAGACAATTCCATGGCGCGACCTAGTGTGATATGGTTAATTTTTTCGACCTAATAGCAAATATAATGTAAAATGAAAAGATCAAGAATGTATTTCTTTTCAATTCGAAATCGAGAGAAAAAGCTATTTTTTTCAGCTTTCGGTAAGGGAATCTCAATCATTGGGATTCTTGTACTGTTTGGAATAGGGGGACTGTATATTTTATCATGGTTCAGTCCTCTTCCCGAGCAAGCGCTGTTTCCACATCCCGCTGTGCGAGTTATGGATAAAGATGGGAATGTTATGCGGCTATTTTTGCCCCATGACGACATGTGGCGCTTTCCTGTGGAACTTCAAGATGTATCTCTGGATTATATACAAACGGTGTTGGCCAGTGAGGACCGTCACTACTATCAGCATCCGGGCATTAACCCGTTGGCTATTATTCGAGCTGCGATCGCTAACATAAAAGCAGGATATGTGGTCAGTGGGGGATCCACCATAACCATGCAGCTCGCGAGACTTCTCGAACCCAAAGAACGGACGGTATGGTCTAAAATAATAGAATCGTTTCGAGCGTTGCAACTGGAAGCGACGTACGACAAACAGACGCTGCTTGAGCGCTATGTCAATTTGGCTCCATACGGGAGAAACATTGTTGGTGTAGGAGCTGCCGCGTATTTTTATTTTCGCAAGGCTCCGTCTTCATTGTCTGTGGCGGAAGCCGCATTGCTGACCGTCTTGCCACGGGCGCCAACAGCATTTGATCCCATTCGCAATCCCGACGTCTGCAAAGCCGCGCGAGATCGTGTCCTTGATCAACTCGCGGCACATGGCGTTATTACTGTACAACAGTCTGTTGCCGCCAAAAGCCGTCCATTACCGACCAGTCTTGCTCCGATTCCTTTTCGTGCGCCGCATTTTGCACGCATGGTTCGCGATGGCGCTGGCAACAACGGCGTGGTGCATACAACCATTGATGCCGGCATTCAGACCGCAACCCATAAGGTGCTTGTGACTGAGCTTGCCGAACTTCGACGTCAGGGCATTGAAAATGCTGCTGCCGTGGTTATTGAAACCGAGACCGGGGCTGTGCGTGCCTTTGTCGGGTCGGCAAATTTTTTTGATGCCGACCATGCCGGTCAAATCGATGGTGTGACGATGCAACGTTCTCCCGGATCGAGTCTGAAACCACTGTTGTATGCCCAAGCATTCGACGCCGGGATCATTGTCCCCGATTCCATTTTGCTCGACGTACCGACACGGTTTGGATTTTATGAGCCCCGAAATTACGATGGTCAGTTTCGGGGACGAGTGACGGCGGAAGACGCATTAATCCATTCTCTCAATGTTCCGGCTGTTCGCTTACTGTCTGAAGTTGGACTGGATTCGTTTTATGGGCTCATGCGTAAAGCCGGGATATCAACCCTTGATAAACCTGCAGCATTTTATGGTTTACCTCTCGTGTTAGGAGCGGCTGAAGCTCGATTGCTTGATGTGACGGCGATTTATGCTGCATTTGCCCGTGGGGGACTGTATATGCGTCCACGACTTTTGCAGAACGATGTTATCTTACCCAATGAACGCATTTGTTCCACGGAGGCGGCCGCATTTTTAACCGATATTTTATCTCAAGTGGAACGACCTGACTTACCGCGGTCATGGAAACTGTCGCGAAATGCCGTTGCCGTGGCTTGGAAAACCGGGACATCCTTCGGGCACCGGGATGCATGGGCATTTGGGTATTCCGGACGATATGCCGTGGGCGTTTGGGTGGGGAGTTTTTCCGGAAAGCCGATTCAAGGTATTTCCGGGGCCAGACAGGCTGGACCGCTTCTCTTTGATGTTTTCAAAGCAATAGAGCCCTCCGGGTCTCGATTGCCAAGTTTCCCAGGTGCGCATTTTGGCGAAATTGTCGTCTGTGAATTGTCCAGACAACTGCCAGGGCCGGCATGTCCGGAAACGCGAACCATTCGTTCCATTCCTGGAGTGTCACGATTTGTTCCCGACACAACGCATAGGCGTATTTTTCTCGATGCGGACACAGGCTGGCGGTTGCGTGGCGATTGTCTTGCCGGCCATCGTGTTGTTTCCGGTGTAGCGATTGTGAATCCCCCGGAACTCACGGCCTGGCGTTTGCAAGAAGGACTACCGGTGGAACCTGTTGCGCGCCTTGCTCCAGAATGTCGTCATGACGAAGCCGATGCCCCACACATTCTTTCACCAATAGATATGGCAACGTATCAATATCGACAGGGAGTGCCCAAACAGTACCAACGTCTTGCTTTTCAAGCACGTCCCGGACAAGGCGCCGTTGAGAGCATGTTGTATTGGTATGTTGATGGGATATTGATTGGCCAAGTAGAACCGGGACAGACGCTGTTTTATGACCTTGAACCAGGGCGACATGATCTTATGGTCGTTGATGAAAATGGGGCCAGCAACAGTATTGTTTTCATTGTTGAGAGCAGAAAGGGGGCCGGTTGATGGAACAAAAAAAATGGAAAATTGTGATTCTCGGCCTGATACTGACGGCAATGGGGGCTCTTGTTTTCTCTGAACCAGCATATAGTCAACAATGTCGAGTCGATACATTCCGGCCAGTCATTTTAGTTGGGCATTCGAACCGCAGGGGAGGTGCACAAAGTGCCCGGGGCCGTTCGGAATTTTTGTTCAATCAAAAGCTTGCTGCTGCTTTGGCCGATGGATTGCGCCAGGCCGGGTTCTCGAAAACAGTCCTTGTCAATTTCGAGGGGAATGTGGATAGCCTTGAGGCCAAAGTACGTGCAGCAAAAGCGGCTCAAGCGGATATTGTTTTGTCGATACACCACGATTCCGTTCAACCACGGTATTTGTCGAAATGGACGGTAAACGGGAAAGCGTATCGCTATTCTGATCGATTTTCTGGCTACTCGCTTTTTGTATCAAAGAAAAATCCACGATTTGGCGCCTCTTTTGCGTTGGCCAGAAAGCTCGGAGAACAATTGCGTCGACGGGGACTTGTCCCAACGCTGCACCATGCCGAACCTATCAAAGGAGAGAATCGACCGTTGCTCGACAAGAAAAACGGTGTCTACCAATATGATGGTCTTGTCGTATTGCGTGAAGCTGATGTTCCGGCAGTACTTATTGAAGCTGGAGTCATTGTACACCGGGATGAAGAACTGGATTTACTCAGTGAAGAACGTCAACAAGCTACGGTGGAGGCTGTTGTGGAAGCTGTTCGGGCATATTGCCATGGTACACCGAGAAACGGTTGAGCTCTAAGAAAAGCTGTTTCTTCCTGTTTGAAAGCAGCGTATTGGATTTGCGGCACTGTACATAACCCTGATTTTTTCTGGAAAAAAGGAGTGGAAATGCGGTCTTTAGTTGTTGATGACAGCAAGTCGGTTCGTTTTTTTCTACGAGATACCCTTCGGCAATACGGAGCATGCGAAGCCGCAGAAACGGGAGTTGAAGGCGTAAAGATGTTTGAGGATGCGTTGAAAGACAATATCCCGTTTAATCTTGTTGTTATGGATATTATGCTCCCGGAACTCAATGGTCATGACGCATTGAAACAGATTGCAGATTTAGAGAAGGAATACCATGTCTCTGGAAAAGACAAAGCAAAGTACATAATGATTTCGAGTCTTAAAGATGGCCGTAATATGATGCGTGCACATTATGAAGAAGGTGTTGCGTTATATATTACCAAACCCATTCGGCGGGAAACTTTGAAAGAAGCGCTCATTAATCTTGGATTTGTTGTTCATCCTGTACGTGAGCTTATGGATATTGCGTGAGAAACATGTTGAAGAAGTATCCCGGCCATAAAAGTGTCTTTCTTGGCGTGGGAGACGGGGGGGTGTATTCCACCTCGACCGCCATCGAAACAATATTAGGGTCGTGCGTCGCTGTAACACTTTTTTGTCGTGAAAAACGTATTGGCGGAATTTTTCATGCGTTGTTACCGGCCTTTCTTGACTATGAACATGACAAACTCCAAGTCAATCGTTTTCGATATGTAGACTCCGGGATTGATACGCTTTTTCGTCGGTTAATAAATCTTGGAGCGCTTGTTGATAAAATCGAAGCCAAGGTTTTCGGCGGAGCAGAGGACTTGATCAGCGGCAGTTTGAGCGTCGGGCGGCGCAATGTGGCAACGGCATTTGATGTGCTTTCAGATAAGAATATTCGTGTTGTGGCATCGGATGTCGGGGGGGAGCGCGGTCGAAAAATGATTTTTCTGACGTCGTCAGGAGAAGTCTTTGTGCGCTATCTTCGCTCGCGTGAAGAGCAACTTGCATTGCCGGAGCTGGAGCCAGACGTCTTTGCCAGTTTACCAACCAAAGTAAAAAAACATGGGTAGGACGCCATGAACGCTGCTGAATACGGCATGATTTCATGTTTTTCCGTCGACCTGTGTGTTGACGGAATAACCTGAAATACGACATCTTCATTGCATGAATAGTACGTATAGCGGTCCGAGTGATCCTCTTTGGTACAAGGACGCCGTCATCTACGAAGTCCATATCAAGGCATTTTGTGACGTCGACGGAGACGGTATTGGTGACTTTTCAGGGTTTACAACGAAACTGGATTATTTACGTGACCTCGGGGTGACGGCGATTTGGCTCTTGCCGTTTTATCCCTCTCCACTTCGGGACGATGGCTACGATATTGCCGAATATATGGACATCCACCCCGATTATGGGGATATGGAAACGTTTAAAACCTTCATTGATGAAGCCCATGCACTCGGACTCTATGTTATCACCGAGCTTGTCATTAATCACACTTCCGACCGGCATCCATGGTTCACCCGAGCCAGACATGCTCCTCCGGGCAGTCCGGAACGCGATTTTTATGTCTGGAGCGATACCTCTGATAAGTACCTCAAAGCACGCATTATTTTTAAAGATTTTGAAGCGTCGAACTGGTCGTGGGACCCCATAGCCAAAGCGTATTATTGGCATCGGTTTTATGCGCACCAACCCGACCTTAATTTCGAGAATCCCGCGGTACGCGAGAAGATTTTTGACGTCATCGATTTTTGGCTTGATCTCGGAGTCGATGGCATGCGTCTGGACGCCGTTCCCTACTTGTTTGAATCCGAAGACAGTAATTGCGAAAATCTTCCTGAGACGATCGATTATCTGAAAACCCTCCGTGCCCATGTTGACGAGAAGTATCAAAATCGAATGCTCCTTGCGGAGGCAAACCAATGGCCCGAGGATGCGGCCAAGTATTTTGGTGACGGGGATGTCTGTCACATGTGTTTTCACTTTCCTCTTATGCCGCGTATGTTCATGGCGTTGGAAATGGAGGATCGGTTTCCGATTATTGATATTTTGGAACAGACCCCACCGCTTCCCGGAAACTGTCAATGGGCTGTTTTCCTGCGCAACCATGATGAATTGACGCTGGAAATGGTGACGGACGAGGAACGCGATTACATGTACCGCATGTATGCGTTGGATAAACGGGCACGTATCAACCTCGGGATTCGTCGACGCCTGGCCCCGCTCTTGGATAATGATCGGCGGAAAATCGAACTCATGGACGTCTTGCTCATGACCATGCCGGGGTCGCCGGTTATTTATTATGGCGATGAAATCGGAATGGGGGACAATTTTTATCTTGGGGACCGTGACGGTGTACGTACCCCCATGCAATGGAGCGACGAAAAAAACGCCGGCTTTTCCAAAGCCAATCCACAAGGATTATTCCTCCCTGTCGTCATTGATCCAGAGTACCATTACCAGGCTGTCAACGTGGAGGCGCAGCAACAAAATAGCGCTTCACTTCTGTGGTGGATCAAGCGTCTGGTTGCCATGCGAAAGCGATACCGAGCTTTCGGTCATGGCGATATGACGTTCGTTTCTTCGGATAATCATCACATTCTGGCCTATCTCCGAAAAATGGAAGAAGAAGTCCTTCTCATTGTGGTGAATTTGTGCCGGGCGCCGCAGGCTGTACGACTTGACCTGGCGGAATACGCTGGGAGACTTCCTGTGGAAACAACGGGAAAAACCGTTTTTCCGGAAATAGAGTCCTCTCCGTATTTTCTGACCATGAACGGGCATGGATATTTTATTTTTGAACTGGCTGACAGCAAAGACGCTCCACGACGTCAGGTGGTCGATACGCCCTCCATTACGATCCATGGCGGCGTGTTTCTTGACGTTG includes the following:
- a CDS encoding alpha-2-macroglobulin family protein encodes the protein MADQKKGALHSWRDTAKDIILAVLVLIVIAQSVLLWRSGTVAESSESVSENPTAAAVATEGPSAPSAIIHEREAQETTASTLDQSASKPSSDASASSTPTSEDMSASTESGDQGKMAVSVAGVFINPQQRRFVFVAFDAPVGPQVTQGEVIAAQTPPATLAPEISGNWEWLSPFLARFTSTKPFTPSVRYTVTIAPQSVLKDPAQFTGKSAFEIAFGDFQVEDVTFNQRVAEKGGAFVHILGRIDFNQTVGPQALMHHIAMYRDENGKQVSVPLSIITTYSSSQMEFETESVEKTSAGQTYTLVVSKGLRPREGDIELPQDVRESYTLKLDPFISIENVETQSNMGSGVIRFELSTPVLIEALKRHLSVTPDTLYSLTISGTSVTMRGDFTPGAEYRVHVKKGLQAEDSAVLSQNFNATVRMPDLASTVDFASQGMFLSRSGYGNLGLTSVNTNAVDVRVDKVYLNNLFALFNFEGWQVFRDEYYDGQINRALGREVTRFKANVPYKQNTTVNSTLSLPDLAAKSGPGLYRVAATVPGQYQGAQRWVLLTDIGLAAKLGTDDVLVYAGSFADNAPIPHVEIRIVNEHNQVVAEGRTNTNGLFYKKGLAKAFDAAKPYMVWARKGHDTSFLLFDQFGIDTAGLDVGGKTLSPEGYSAFVYGERNIYRPGERVEGMILVRDAQLATPPTMPLVLRLNDPRGNRIDETTVRLERQGAAGFRFEMPDYAQTGRYAMDVIVANTVIGEYRFQVEDFVPDRISVDITSKIVAAAPGKPLQYDVFSKYLFGAPASGMSVDTTVGLIPSDFKPKGFDDYTFGDPDRRFEAKEISKQDGRLNEAGEASFSVDIPENLSPPAGLTAVVVARVRERGGRGVSAVRHIPVHAYAAYPGLRADNEGAADPGKPFHFSYVLITPEGEPATTGALTARLIKDRWQTVLRRNDDGVFAYETVRDSRIIDSKTIKAPAGQGAFRFVPPDFGSYRVTLADPASGASASLSFYAGGSGYAPWAVKNPSRLELVTDKKDYAVGDSARIQVRAPFAGTLLLTLENDHVVDAGVFTVTGNTADITLNLPKACAPNCYVTGLLTRTGDSFGPGEVSRAFGATSVGVGRKAGQIDLAVNAPASMRPENPLAIEVTATPGALVTIAAVDEGILQLISQKTPDPFESFYAKRALAVNSFDIFSLLLPDIPSVDGLAPAGGGGFLDKLKQMVRTNALQGEAPVAFWSGPLFADATGIVRTTFTIPRFQGALRIMAVASDGERFGSTDNTVLVKSPLVLMPTFPRFLAMGDIADVPITVRNDTDADGEFLVQLAAKGPVHLTQSEMRISIPHGKEKTVFFKVQADQAEGQADFTVTANGNDEMAKYTAGFPVRSAYPLVTLVDEGVLNESQKTIPAADPANMVPATLRRSIRVGGSPIVRFSDKLQDLLLYPYGCLEQTVSRAFPLLYIADLAATLNPGSFDKGNVPAFVQDGITRVLSMQLSSGLFAMWPGSSYVDTFSSVYAADFLVQADRAGYGVSRYNLDKAIQALQNTVHDESLTKRSIKTVVYGLYVLALAGRADFGVMDHLFEKSAATMSEADRALLAAAYAAVGNKQAMSRLLKMTSPLHKEGAPAASGYEERDAFSSALRNQALRINALLSADPSFPALPNLVQKLSQALANKKLTSTQENAFALLALGRYAEMERKQGSSSGTVYVGDTELGRFTSKQAYSAEGVTGEGPVRIVLEKTVKQGSVFYNVVSRFVPTAQSYTPKANGLSVMRSIMHRNGTPVEPGEAMPQGGLLIVKTSVSPGDDPIDNVVVQTLLPAGLEVENPRLATSEQQVSFAKEALFKAQYTDIRNDQFLFFINLNEKGWVHQYSLLRAVTPGKFAFPPVMAQAMYDPQRQAYGDVSTLDVTMTP
- a CDS encoding PilZ domain-containing protein, which translates into the protein MELSVSTKTKERRSGYRVSPAGLMLVIHGKNKAYPIKIKDISVSGVAISTNAAALKVGIVFKCDLAQEETTVLSDLKVRVVRRAQNLVAGVFLKKDDDQERVLGQIILAEQKRLKAEKQKAQDTASKASQGKPIRLDDPWSK
- the pbpC gene encoding penicillin-binding protein 1C, translating into MDKDGNVMRLFLPHDDMWRFPVELQDVSLDYIQTVLASEDRHYYQHPGINPLAIIRAAIANIKAGYVVSGGSTITMQLARLLEPKERTVWSKIIESFRALQLEATYDKQTLLERYVNLAPYGRNIVGVGAAAYFYFRKAPSSLSVAEAALLTVLPRAPTAFDPIRNPDVCKAARDRVLDQLAAHGVITVQQSVAAKSRPLPTSLAPIPFRAPHFARMVRDGAGNNGVVHTTIDAGIQTATHKVLVTELAELRRQGIENAAAVVIETETGAVRAFVGSANFFDADHAGQIDGVTMQRSPGSSLKPLLYAQAFDAGIIVPDSILLDVPTRFGFYEPRNYDGQFRGRVTAEDALIHSLNVPAVRLLSEVGLDSFYGLMRKAGISTLDKPAAFYGLPLVLGAAEARLLDVTAIYAAFARGGLYMRPRLLQNDVILPNERICSTEAAAFLTDILSQVERPDLPRSWKLSRNAVAVAWKTGTSFGHRDAWAFGYSGRYAVGVWVGSFSGKPIQGISGARQAGPLLFDVFKAIEPSGSRLPSFPGAHFGEIVVCELSRQLPGPACPETRTIRSIPGVSRFVPDTTHRRIFLDADTGWRLRGDCLAGHRVVSGVAIVNPPELTAWRLQEGLPVEPVARLAPECRHDEADAPHILSPIDMATYQYRQGVPKQYQRLAFQARPGQGAVESMLYWYVDGILIGQVEPGQTLFYDLEPGRHDLMVVDENGASNSIVFIVESRKGAG
- a CDS encoding N-acetylmuramoyl-L-alanine amidase family protein, with protein sequence MEQKKWKIVILGLILTAMGALVFSEPAYSQQCRVDTFRPVILVGHSNRRGGAQSARGRSEFLFNQKLAAALADGLRQAGFSKTVLVNFEGNVDSLEAKVRAAKAAQADIVLSIHHDSVQPRYLSKWTVNGKAYRYSDRFSGYSLFVSKKNPRFGASFALARKLGEQLRRRGLVPTLHHAEPIKGENRPLLDKKNGVYQYDGLVVLREADVPAVLIEAGVIVHRDEELDLLSEERQQATVEAVVEAVRAYCHGTPRNG
- a CDS encoding response regulator is translated as MRSLVVDDSKSVRFFLRDTLRQYGACEAAETGVEGVKMFEDALKDNIPFNLVVMDIMLPELNGHDALKQIADLEKEYHVSGKDKAKYIMISSLKDGRNMMRAHYEEGVALYITKPIRRETLKEALINLGFVVHPVRELMDIA
- a CDS encoding chemotaxis protein CheD, which codes for MLKKYPGHKSVFLGVGDGGVYSTSTAIETILGSCVAVTLFCREKRIGGIFHALLPAFLDYEHDKLQVNRFRYVDSGIDTLFRRLINLGALVDKIEAKVFGGAEDLISGSLSVGRRNVATAFDVLSDKNIRVVASDVGGERGRKMIFLTSSGEVFVRYLRSREEQLALPELEPDVFASLPTKVKKHG